In Miniphocaeibacter halophilus, the following proteins share a genomic window:
- the hrcA gene encoding heat-inducible transcriptional repressor HrcA, whose amino-acid sequence MNYKDLDIRKKNILYYIIEEYLLHPEPVGSRTISKNSNLGVSAATIRNEMSDLEDLELLKKSHASSGRIPSEMGYKLYVEEALTSFREQFTNSSNTALKVKRSDLNIDVEQLVNSAAEILSSMTNNVVITSLERPYSIGIYHVEILKISKYDYVLLMVLKNGEVNSSIFNLRNNISNEDLKKINFLLNHLIKNSLTVEDFEEEFTEIIQKLNNYFDLLQNIFRILKIEFTNFGNIKTKIYGLTNIFNLPEYNDLEKVKNFFQFMDKKENIITLLDKTIEEHVEVYIGSEIGIPILNENSLILTNLFLNNYYIGKIGVIGPLRMDYKNTIVTLYNISWKIVNMID is encoded by the coding sequence ATGAACTATAAAGACTTGGATATTAGGAAAAAAAATATTTTATATTATATTATAGAGGAATATTTATTACATCCTGAACCTGTAGGTTCAAGAACAATATCTAAAAATTCTAATCTAGGTGTAAGTGCAGCTACTATTAGAAATGAAATGAGTGATTTAGAAGATTTAGAATTACTAAAAAAATCTCATGCTTCTTCCGGAAGAATACCTTCTGAAATGGGATATAAGCTATACGTTGAAGAAGCGTTAACGAGTTTTAGAGAACAATTTACCAATTCTTCCAATACTGCACTAAAAGTAAAACGAAGCGATTTGAATATAGATGTTGAACAACTTGTTAATTCAGCTGCAGAAATATTATCCTCTATGACTAATAATGTTGTAATAACTTCTTTAGAAAGACCATATAGTATTGGAATATATCATGTAGAAATACTAAAAATCAGTAAATACGATTATGTCTTGTTAATGGTTTTAAAAAATGGAGAAGTTAATAGTTCAATTTTTAATCTTAGAAATAATATTTCAAATGAAGATCTTAAAAAAATCAATTTTTTATTAAACCATTTAATAAAAAACAGTTTAACTGTAGAAGATTTTGAAGAAGAATTTACAGAAATAATTCAAAAATTAAATAATTATTTTGATTTATTGCAAAATATTTTTAGAATTTTAAAAATTGAATTTACTAATTTTGGTAATATTAAAACAAAAATATATGGTTTAACAAATATTTTTAATTTACCAGAATATAATGATTTAGAAAAAGTTAAAAACTTTTTTCAGTTTATGGATAAAAAAGAAAACATCATTACACTTCTAGATAAGACTATAGAAGAACACGTTGAAGTGTATATAGGATCGGAAATAGGAATACCTATTTTAAATGAAAATAGTCTAATATTAACCAATCTATTTTTAAATAATTACTATATAGGGAAAATAGGGGTTATTGGACCATTAAGGATGGATTATAAAAACACAATAGTGACTCTTTATAATATATCTTGGAAAATAGTTAATATGATAGA